A window of the Acidobacteriota bacterium genome harbors these coding sequences:
- a CDS encoding tetratricopeptide repeat protein produces MPILLIFTLIGSGWAQKNLSFDETYHQALKKYHNNNYDGAIADFDKLIATYLQTRSSQHRFNGASPADETIAISYDNVVVLVPRTAAIYSARGLACFAKGSMQDAIRDFESATAIAPNFDEAFVNLGVARQAAGDLQGAIEAYKKAILIRPVNAVAFYNLGTAYYLQKEYDLALENLTKSIELYPQKETAFLNRGNAWLEKGYNDKAFDDYQTALKLNNKSAGANCNLGVIYFIRRDYTTAASYFNRAINLDAKLHSAYLNRGMLRYAQGNQAEADKDFDKCETLDSGCKQQAMGKMKKWSEYNLASKK; encoded by the coding sequence TTGCCAATCTTGCTGATTTTTACTCTGATCGGTTCCGGGTGGGCACAGAAAAATCTTTCATTTGATGAGACCTATCATCAGGCATTAAAAAAGTATCACAACAATAATTACGATGGCGCGATTGCCGATTTTGATAAACTCATTGCCACTTATCTACAGACCAGGAGTTCTCAACATCGTTTCAATGGAGCCTCACCTGCGGATGAGACTATCGCGATTTCCTATGACAATGTGGTGGTTTTGGTGCCGCGTACCGCAGCTATCTATTCGGCAAGAGGGTTGGCCTGTTTTGCCAAAGGCAGTATGCAGGATGCCATACGGGATTTTGAAAGCGCCACAGCTATCGCTCCCAATTTTGATGAAGCCTTCGTTAATTTAGGGGTTGCCAGACAAGCCGCAGGCGATTTGCAAGGGGCGATTGAAGCTTATAAAAAAGCGATTCTTATTCGACCGGTTAATGCCGTGGCATTTTATAATTTAGGCACCGCTTACTATCTTCAAAAAGAGTATGACCTGGCGTTAGAAAATTTGACGAAATCAATTGAACTGTATCCGCAAAAAGAAACCGCCTTCCTGAATCGCGGCAATGCCTGGCTGGAAAAAGGTTACAATGATAAAGCTTTTGATGATTATCAAACTGCTCTGAAACTCAATAACAAATCAGCCGGAGCCAATTGCAACCTGGGGGTTATTTACTTCATCCGCCGGGACTATACGACGGCTGCAAGCTATTTCAATCGCGCCATTAACCTGGACGCCAAATTACATTCTGCATATCTGAATCGAGGGATGCTCAGATATGCTCAGGGCAATCAGGCAGAAGCCGATAAAGATTTCGACAAATGCGAGACCCTTGACAGTGGATGTAAACAACAGGCGATGGGAAAAATGAAAAAATGGTCGGAATACAACCTGGCATCCAAAAAATAA
- a CDS encoding SGNH/GDSL hydrolase family protein has protein sequence MKKRFVFFPTVVWFLLVFTGSAFAQEQQDLDYLKYKASLYDTMTKDWAMLKRFQEANAKLAPPAKNENRVVFMGDSITDLWDNEGFGGFFPGKPYVNRGIGGQTTPQMLLRFRQDVVALKAKVVVILAGTNDIAGNTGPSTSEMIQDNFTSMTEIARANGIRVVLASLLPVCDYKKNKEGKPLLQTARRPPEKIRALNEWLKQFCIKNDVVYLDYYSAMVDDKGFLKEDLTYDGLHADARGYAVMAPLAEKAIAEALKKKR, from the coding sequence ATGAAAAAAAGGTTTGTGTTTTTTCCAACCGTTGTTTGGTTTCTTTTGGTATTCACCGGTTCGGCTTTTGCTCAGGAACAGCAAGACCTCGATTATCTGAAATACAAAGCGTCGCTTTACGACACGATGACCAAGGACTGGGCGATGCTCAAGCGTTTTCAGGAGGCGAACGCCAAACTCGCGCCGCCCGCCAAAAACGAAAACCGCGTGGTGTTTATGGGCGATTCGATTACCGACCTCTGGGATAACGAAGGCTTTGGCGGTTTCTTTCCCGGCAAGCCTTATGTCAATCGCGGCATCGGTGGGCAAACGACGCCGCAAATGCTTTTGCGATTTCGTCAGGATGTCGTGGCGCTCAAAGCGAAAGTGGTGGTCATCCTTGCCGGCACGAATGACATTGCCGGTAATACCGGACCTTCAACATCAGAGATGATTCAGGACAATTTCACTTCGATGACCGAGATTGCCCGCGCCAATGGCATTCGCGTGGTGCTCGCCTCGCTGTTGCCGGTTTGCGATTACAAAAAAAATAAAGAGGGAAAACCGCTTTTGCAGACCGCGCGTCGCCCGCCCGAAAAGATTCGCGCCCTCAATGAATGGCTCAAACAATTCTGCATAAAAAATGATGTCGTTTACCTCGATTACTATTCGGCGATGGTCGATGATAAAGGCTTTTTAAAAGAAGACCTCACCTATGATGGACTCCATGCCGATGCCAGAGGTTATGCCGTGATGGCACCGCTTGCCGAAAAAGCCATCGCCGAGGCATTGAAGAAAAAACGATAA
- the xylF gene encoding D-xylose ABC transporter substrate-binding protein: MNVALKTKLLIIALIVVFFTACVCGPQEQGIIKKEGPIRIGLSFDTLKEERWQHDRDLFVARAKELGAEVIYLSADSNDDVQNKQVENLLTQGIDVLVIVPHNAEVSGAAVNSAKAQGVPVLSYDRLVKESQPDLYVSFDNIKVGELQAKYLLDRAPRGNYILIGGAPTDNNAKLFREGQMNILNPAIARGDVKIVTDQWARDWQPNEALKHTENALTQANNNVVAVVASNDGTAGGAIQALQEQRLTGKVLVSGQDAELAALQRIVAGTQSMTVYKPIAKLAVRAAEAAVALARRETLDTNGLVNNGKIDVPSILLEPIIVDKSNLDSTVIADGYQKREEIYKK, from the coding sequence ATGAATGTGGCTCTCAAAACCAAATTGTTAATCATTGCGCTCATCGTCGTTTTTTTCACCGCTTGTGTTTGCGGACCGCAGGAACAAGGGATTATCAAAAAAGAAGGTCCCATCCGCATCGGGCTTTCATTTGATACGCTCAAAGAAGAACGCTGGCAACACGACCGCGATTTATTTGTCGCGCGCGCCAAAGAACTCGGCGCTGAAGTGATCTATCTTTCCGCCGACAGCAACGATGATGTGCAAAACAAACAGGTCGAAAATCTGCTCACTCAGGGCATCGATGTGTTGGTCATCGTGCCGCATAACGCAGAAGTTTCGGGCGCAGCGGTCAATTCGGCAAAAGCGCAAGGCGTTCCGGTTCTCAGCTATGACCGGTTGGTGAAAGAATCGCAGCCCGATTTATATGTGTCGTTTGACAACATCAAAGTCGGCGAGTTGCAGGCGAAATATCTTTTAGACCGCGCCCCCAGGGGAAATTATATTTTGATTGGCGGCGCGCCAACCGACAATAACGCGAAACTGTTTCGCGAAGGGCAAATGAATATTCTCAACCCGGCAATTGCGCGCGGCGACGTTAAAATCGTCACCGACCAGTGGGCAAGGGATTGGCAACCCAACGAAGCCCTGAAACACACGGAAAACGCCTTAACCCAAGCCAACAACAATGTCGTTGCGGTGGTCGCTTCAAATGACGGCACGGCGGGCGGCGCGATTCAGGCTTTGCAGGAACAACGCCTCACCGGAAAAGTTCTGGTATCAGGGCAGGACGCCGAACTTGCGGCATTGCAACGCATCGTTGCCGGTACACAATCGATGACGGTTTATAAACCGATTGCCAAACTTGCAGTGCGCGCTGCCGAAGCCGCCGTCGCCCTTGCGCGTCGCGAAACTCTCGATACCAACGGCTTGGTCAATAACGGCAAAATCGATGTGCCGTCGATTTTGCTCGAACCTATCATTGTTGATAAATCGAACCTTGATAGCACGGTGATTGCCGATGGCTATCAAAAACGCGAAGAAATTTATAAGAAATAG
- a CDS encoding xylose ABC transporter ATP-binding protein, producing MLLEMREITKTFPGVRALDGVTFDLQAGEIHALVGENGAGKSTLMKVLSGVYPASEHGGEILIDGEVKRFSGIRDSEAAGVAIIFQELSLVPEMTVGENIFLGREPRKFGVIQWHELYQKSAELLDRLHLNINPQTPVGQLGIGQQQLVEIAKALGQDARILVLDEPTAALTDTEVETLINILNKLRERGVGMIYISHKLEEVFRISDRITVLRDGKTIDTVKTPETNEAQVIAKMVGREVNQIFPPDTRTPSDVVFEVRNLTVEDLQTRKKIVDDVSFTVKRGEVLGIAGLMGAGRSELLMSIFGAHSGRASGEVFVQGKRLKIATPADAIKNGIGFVTEDRKRYGLVLEQTILKNMTLAGLETLSGRFVTNLDREIAAGNQAMKDLRVKANSVFTIVGTLSGGNQQKVVLAKWLLNNPRVLFLDEPTRGIDIGAKQEIYTQIDALARTGLAIVMVSSELPEVLGLSDRVIVLREGRVAGEFTRAEATPENVMARATGAF from the coding sequence ATGCTTTTAGAAATGCGCGAGATTACCAAGACCTTTCCGGGGGTTCGCGCCCTTGATGGGGTGACCTTTGATTTACAGGCAGGCGAGATTCATGCGCTCGTCGGTGAAAACGGCGCAGGCAAATCGACGCTGATGAAGGTGCTGAGCGGCGTCTATCCGGCGAGCGAACACGGCGGCGAAATTTTAATTGATGGCGAAGTGAAACGCTTCAGCGGCATACGCGATTCCGAAGCCGCAGGGGTTGCCATCATCTTTCAGGAATTATCGCTGGTGCCGGAAATGACCGTCGGTGAAAATATTTTTCTGGGGCGCGAACCGCGCAAATTCGGCGTCATTCAATGGCACGAGTTGTATCAAAAATCGGCGGAATTGCTTGATCGGCTGCATCTCAATATCAATCCGCAAACGCCCGTCGGACAGCTCGGCATCGGACAACAACAGTTGGTCGAAATTGCCAAAGCTTTAGGGCAGGATGCGCGCATTCTCGTGCTTGATGAACCGACCGCCGCGCTTACCGATACGGAAGTCGAAACCCTCATCAACATTTTGAACAAGCTGCGCGAACGCGGCGTCGGCATGATTTATATTTCGCACAAACTCGAAGAAGTCTTTCGCATCAGTGACCGCATCACCGTGCTGCGCGATGGCAAAACCATTGATACGGTAAAAACTCCAGAGACTAACGAAGCGCAGGTGATTGCCAAAATGGTCGGGCGTGAAGTCAATCAAATTTTTCCGCCCGATACCCGCACCCCAAGCGATGTGGTGTTTGAGGTGCGCAACTTGACGGTTGAAGATTTACAGACGCGCAAAAAAATTGTTGATGATGTGAGTTTCACGGTAAAACGCGGCGAAGTGTTAGGTATAGCGGGACTGATGGGCGCGGGGCGCAGCGAACTGTTGATGAGTATTTTCGGCGCGCACAGTGGTCGCGCCAGCGGCGAAGTTTTCGTCCAAGGCAAGCGCTTGAAAATCGCCACGCCTGCCGATGCGATAAAAAATGGCATCGGCTTTGTGACCGAAGACCGCAAGCGTTACGGGTTGGTGCTGGAACAGACGATTTTAAAAAACATGACGCTTGCCGGGCTTGAAACGCTTTCGGGTCGGTTTGTGACCAACCTGGATAGAGAGATTGCTGCGGGAAATCAGGCGATGAAAGATTTGCGGGTAAAAGCCAACTCGGTGTTTACCATTGTCGGAACGCTTTCGGGCGGCAATCAGCAAAAGGTCGTGCTGGCGAAATGGTTGCTGAACAATCCGCGAGTTCTATTTTTGGATGAACCGACGCGCGGCATTGATATTGGCGCAAAGCAGGAAATCTACACGCAGATTGATGCGCTGGCGCGAACGGGGCTGGCGATTGTCATGGTGTCATCGGAGTTGCCGGAAGTTTTAGGACTTTCCGACCGCGTCATCGTTTTACGCGAAGGTCGCGTGGCAGGCGAATTCACCCGCGCCGAAGCGACTCCGGAAAACGTGATGGCGCGCGCGACCGGCGCATTTTAA
- a CDS encoding DUF2231 domain-containing protein yields the protein MESRAKLFGHPIHQILIVFPLGLLATSVIFDIIYLITENRRWSEIAFWMIAAGVIGGALAAPFGWIDFLAIPQNTRAKTIGLLHGALNVVVLGLFVASWFLRRDFPSEPSVIALALSFAAFAIAGVSGWLGGELVDRLGIGVDDGAHVNAPSSLTHKTVG from the coding sequence ATGGAAAGCAGAGCAAAACTTTTCGGTCATCCGATTCACCAGATTCTGATTGTGTTTCCTCTCGGTTTGCTGGCAACATCGGTGATTTTTGACATCATTTATCTGATTACAGAGAATCGTCGCTGGTCGGAAATCGCGTTCTGGATGATTGCCGCCGGGGTAATTGGCGGCGCGTTAGCGGCACCTTTCGGTTGGATTGATTTTCTGGCGATTCCACAAAACACGCGGGCTAAAACGATAGGTCTGCTTCATGGCGCGCTCAATGTCGTGGTGCTGGGTTTGTTTGTGGCAAGTTGGTTTCTCAGGCGCGATTTTCCAAGCGAACCAAGCGTCATCGCACTGGCGCTTTCGTTCGCGGCTTTCGCCATTGCCGGGGTAAGCGGGTGGCTTGGCGGCGAACTGGTAGACCGTTTAGGCATTGGTGTGGATGATGGCGCACATGTCAATGCGCCGAGTTCGCTGACGCACAAAACCGTAGGTTGA
- a CDS encoding TIM barrel protein produces MSVKDFQPQFMKISVLTAALQELTPREVRDPDPDRAIEDWVAFASELGVDNIQISAALHPTESDVPAEAMLDPVANTLDLRQPFNKERANRVQAALDAYKIGISDLGYFDNMLHDDPAIRKKKHDFMLRIFDAAALLGVDAVCGFVGRNQKLSMDQNLIDFAENFVPLLQEAKARNLTYRVEQCPMPGWTTGDNFHNNIAYAPGTWIALHRICERAGVGDQFRIHYDPSHAILMGQDTRSIFQYLKDEGYNFLIGGFHVKGQVIDARGVAAWGYGGQTVERGDWINGKPSDNPADQSNAWKKQTVLCEHELPGTARHDPLAYLQNRTVDWLDHQLAARELLQLDVASTQLVVEHEYPPARIQDKEKLMPVLKGSIAFTRKIDEAAACMFALQTEVLAAQGIPVQGRGREAYRS; encoded by the coding sequence TTGTCTGTCAAAGATTTCCAACCGCAATTCATGAAAATCAGTGTTTTAACCGCAGCCTTGCAGGAGTTGACGCCGCGCGAAGTGCGCGACCCTGACCCGGATCGGGCGATTGAAGATTGGGTCGCGTTTGCCAGCGAACTCGGCGTTGACAATATTCAAATCTCCGCCGCGCTTCACCCCACCGAATCCGATGTTCCCGCCGAAGCCATGCTCGACCCCGTAGCCAACACGCTGGATTTACGCCAACCGTTTAATAAAGAGCGCGCCAACCGGGTGCAGGCGGCGCTTGATGCCTACAAGATTGGCATATCGGATTTAGGTTATTTCGATAATATGCTGCACGATGACCCGGCGATTAGAAAGAAAAAACATGATTTCATGTTGCGCATTTTCGATGCGGCGGCGCTTTTAGGCGTCGATGCGGTGTGCGGGTTTGTGGGGCGCAATCAGAAACTGAGCATGGATCAGAATCTCATTGATTTTGCGGAAAATTTTGTACCGCTTCTCCAAGAAGCCAAAGCCCGCAATCTGACCTATCGCGTCGAACAATGTCCGATGCCCGGCTGGACAACCGGCGACAATTTTCATAACAACATCGCCTATGCGCCGGGCACCTGGATTGCCCTGCATCGCATCTGTGAACGCGCCGGCGTCGGCGATCAATTCCGCATCCATTACGACCCGTCGCACGCGATTTTGATGGGACAGGACACGCGCTCGATTTTTCAATACCTGAAAGACGAAGGCTACAACTTTTTAATCGGCGGGTTTCACGTCAAAGGTCAAGTCATTGATGCCCGTGGAGTCGCAGCCTGGGGTTATGGCGGGCAAACGGTTGAACGCGGCGATTGGATAAACGGCAAACCTTCGGATAACCCTGCCGACCAGTCGAATGCCTGGAAAAAGCAGACGGTTTTATGCGAACACGAATTGCCGGGAACGGCGCGACACGACCCGCTCGCCTATTTACAGAATCGCACAGTCGATTGGCTGGATCATCAACTGGCGGCGCGTGAGCTATTGCAACTTGATGTCGCGAGTACGCAACTGGTTGTTGAACACGAATACCCCCCGGCGCGCATACAGGACAAAGAAAAATTGATGCCGGTGCTCAAAGGTTCCATCGCTTTCACGCGAAAGATAGATGAAGCGGCAGCATGTATGTTCGCTTTGCAAACCGAAGTGCTCGCTGCACAAGGCATACCCGTACAAGGTCGCGGGCGCGAAGCGTATCGTAGCTAA